In the Natronogracilivirga saccharolytica genome, one interval contains:
- a CDS encoding metal ABC transporter solute-binding protein, Zn/Mn family: MVLLLFFAGLFLFSGCNREEGESSADDRPFVVTTTNLIMDAVENVGGDQIRTASIMGPGVDPHVYRATPRDFRNMENADLVLYNGLYLEGRLSEILDQKGDKSRPVAESIPSGKRISATEFGGAYDPHIWFDASLWQLVIDDVADALSELDPENSDTFARRAEQYKQELDELHMYALQRIQSIPEQRRILITAHDAFQYFSKAYGIEVRGLQGLSTATEFGIQDVSRMVSLIIEREIPAIFVESSVSTRSIESVIAGVRERGYQVRMGGSLYSDSMGARGTPEGTYSGMFRHNVETIVQALTGDLEPA; the protein is encoded by the coding sequence ATGGTCCTTCTTCTGTTTTTTGCAGGTCTTTTTCTCTTTTCCGGATGCAACCGGGAAGAGGGCGAGTCATCCGCAGACGACCGTCCGTTTGTCGTTACTACCACCAATTTGATCATGGATGCTGTTGAAAACGTCGGAGGTGATCAGATACGCACCGCAAGCATCATGGGCCCCGGAGTGGACCCGCATGTATACCGGGCCACGCCACGAGATTTCCGCAATATGGAAAATGCCGACCTCGTGTTGTATAACGGATTGTATCTCGAAGGAAGACTTTCCGAAATTCTGGATCAGAAAGGGGACAAATCGCGGCCAGTAGCTGAGTCCATTCCATCCGGCAAACGCATTTCGGCCACTGAATTCGGCGGTGCCTATGATCCCCATATCTGGTTTGATGCTTCCTTGTGGCAGCTGGTTATTGATGATGTAGCCGATGCGCTCTCAGAGCTTGATCCTGAGAACTCAGATACCTTTGCCAGACGGGCAGAGCAATACAAACAGGAGCTTGACGAGCTTCACATGTATGCTCTTCAACGTATTCAAAGCATACCGGAACAGCGCCGTATTCTCATTACTGCACACGATGCTTTCCAGTACTTCAGTAAAGCTTATGGAATAGAAGTCCGCGGGCTGCAGGGACTCAGCACGGCAACCGAGTTTGGAATTCAGGACGTTTCCCGAATGGTATCACTGATTATTGAACGGGAAATACCTGCCATCTTCGTAGAATCAAGCGTCAGTACCCGTTCCATCGAATCCGTCATTGCGGGTGTACGCGAACGGGGTTACCAGGTCCGGATGGGCGGGTCACTTTACTCCGATTCCATGGGCGCCCGGGGAACACCTGAAGGAACCTACTCCGGAATGTTCCGTCACAACGTCGAAACCATTGTACAGGCGCTGACTGGCGATCTTGAACCCGCCTGA
- a CDS encoding metal-dependent transcriptional regulator encodes MAKEKPRLSESQEDYLKEIFKLRELNKKVTMQDLSRRLDVRPASVTGMIKRLVEMGLVLHEPYKGVRLTEVGEATALEVLRHHRLLELYLADHLNYSWDEIHDEAERLEHVISEKFEAAISELMGHPTHDPHGDPIPSADLQIPDSPELRPANTLKKNTAATIRRVMTQDKDILNMLSRLELTPEQAIEITETDQAGVRIKVNESQFFLPHSIARFLWVE; translated from the coding sequence ATGGCAAAAGAGAAACCGAGGCTTAGTGAGTCCCAGGAGGATTATCTCAAGGAAATATTCAAGCTCAGAGAGCTGAATAAAAAAGTAACCATGCAGGATCTTTCCCGCAGACTTGATGTGCGCCCGGCCTCTGTGACGGGAATGATCAAGCGGCTGGTCGAAATGGGACTCGTACTGCACGAACCGTACAAAGGAGTACGACTGACCGAAGTCGGCGAGGCTACCGCACTGGAAGTACTTCGTCATCACAGATTGCTTGAGCTGTATCTGGCCGATCACCTCAATTACTCATGGGATGAAATCCATGATGAAGCTGAGCGGCTTGAGCATGTTATCAGTGAAAAGTTCGAAGCGGCAATTTCCGAATTGATGGGACATCCGACCCACGACCCTCATGGAGATCCCATCCCCTCAGCGGATCTTCAAATACCCGATTCGCCGGAGCTGCGGCCGGCAAATACGCTTAAAAAAAATACCGCTGCAACTATCCGGCGCGTAATGACTCAGGACAAGGATATTCTAAATATGCTTTCACGTCTTGAACTCACACCGGAACAGGCAATCGAAATTACCGAAACCGACCAGGCCGGCGTCCGGATTAAAGTAAATGAAAGCCAGTTCTTTCTTCCCCATTCGATCGCCCGGTTTTTGTGGGTGGAATAA
- a CDS encoding TonB-dependent receptor gives MNKKLVTWTILNEFPGHFTISGRNSLMMLIFLMIFPLGVSAKNVIEGVITDTEEEPLPGANILISETERGAVSDAEGRFRVEDIPDGEWTLVVRFVGFAGKEVSVSLPEQSGEIIAIELEDDVVISDELLVTARMFDRVTRYQPASSFDAEEIQQRNTTSLGVLLDGESGVAMRSLGQAPARPVIRGMDGERIQVLQNGMKMGDISSTAHDHAVATDPQNIDQVDIVRGPASLIYGSSAMGGVVNLRIADIPQQWSPGLSGHIGSEGQTGMESLAGRVRLNYGSEKNAFTFRSSLRNSGDINTPSGKIPDTYLESLDIGAGMARRSANHFGGFAVSYTDQEYGIPEDPFDQDEQVYLTMQRLALQGRYNRSLDHDIWDGIELRTVYSIYTHEEIGLEFEDREQVDRDLELGVDQHYFQADILAQHGQAGLLTEGTAGATVEYRDVTVGGDEALTPNARVLTLGGYLVEEFRLYDNWRLQGGVRVEWNRTESLANADFHDADEIRSRGVWAGAAGISGPLIRNINAGLQFSRAHRTPSVEELFSDAPHLAAGAYEIGDPGLGNEIGYGLDFFLDYEAGNWQLHAAVFGNRISNYITRTPTGDRYEPRDLPVLRYEGTDADILGFEASVKHNVTDRLSITGQADYTRGTERATGDNQPLPFMPPLRVTGKTEYDSGPWWIRATVRHAFEQSRVAPEEEATDGYTLFEANAGVRFGNDYIHQISAGMENAFDVTWRDHLSRIEQRDIPMMGRNVRLSYRLVF, from the coding sequence ATGAATAAGAAATTAGTTACATGGACCATTTTGAATGAATTTCCAGGACATTTTACAATATCAGGCCGCAACAGCCTGATGATGCTGATATTTCTCATGATATTTCCGTTAGGTGTCTCGGCTAAAAATGTAATTGAAGGCGTCATTACAGATACAGAAGAGGAACCGCTGCCCGGAGCCAATATTTTGATCTCAGAGACTGAAAGAGGTGCGGTAAGCGATGCTGAAGGCAGGTTCAGGGTGGAGGATATCCCGGACGGCGAATGGACACTGGTGGTTCGATTTGTTGGCTTTGCCGGCAAAGAAGTGTCCGTCTCTCTTCCGGAGCAGTCCGGTGAAATCATAGCCATTGAACTTGAAGATGATGTGGTGATATCGGACGAACTACTGGTAACAGCAAGAATGTTCGACAGAGTGACCCGATATCAGCCGGCCAGCAGTTTTGACGCAGAGGAGATCCAGCAGCGCAATACGACCTCTCTTGGCGTATTGCTTGATGGCGAATCCGGCGTTGCCATGAGGTCTCTTGGACAGGCCCCGGCAAGGCCTGTTATCAGAGGTATGGATGGTGAGCGCATTCAGGTGCTGCAGAATGGTATGAAGATGGGAGACATCTCTTCAACAGCTCACGATCATGCCGTAGCAACAGATCCGCAAAACATCGATCAGGTGGATATTGTCAGAGGTCCGGCCAGTCTCATCTACGGTTCCAGCGCCATGGGTGGTGTCGTTAATCTCCGGATTGCTGATATCCCGCAGCAGTGGTCCCCTGGACTGTCAGGACACATCGGTAGCGAAGGACAAACCGGCATGGAGTCACTCGCCGGCAGGGTAAGATTAAATTACGGATCAGAAAAAAATGCATTCACATTTCGCTCCAGCTTGCGCAATAGCGGTGATATTAATACACCTTCAGGCAAGATACCCGACACCTATCTTGAATCCCTTGATATAGGCGCCGGAATGGCAAGACGAAGCGCGAACCATTTTGGCGGATTTGCCGTATCCTACACAGATCAGGAATATGGCATTCCGGAGGACCCCTTTGACCAGGATGAACAGGTTTACCTGACCATGCAGCGGCTGGCTTTACAGGGCAGGTACAACAGAAGCCTGGATCATGATATCTGGGATGGTATTGAGCTGCGGACGGTCTACAGTATCTACACACATGAAGAGATCGGGCTGGAGTTTGAAGACAGGGAACAAGTTGACCGGGATCTGGAGCTGGGAGTCGATCAGCACTACTTTCAGGCTGACATTCTGGCGCAGCATGGTCAGGCCGGTTTGCTTACGGAAGGGACGGCAGGTGCAACGGTCGAGTACAGAGATGTGACCGTTGGTGGTGATGAAGCACTTACGCCGAATGCACGTGTGTTAACGCTCGGCGGATATCTTGTCGAAGAATTTCGGCTTTATGACAACTGGCGGCTGCAGGGCGGTGTGCGTGTAGAATGGAACCGGACCGAATCTCTGGCCAATGCTGACTTTCACGATGCCGATGAGATCCGCTCCAGGGGCGTTTGGGCCGGAGCTGCAGGCATCAGCGGCCCACTGATCCGAAATATAAACGCAGGGCTCCAGTTCTCCAGAGCTCACCGTACTCCGTCAGTTGAAGAACTTTTTTCCGATGCACCGCACCTGGCAGCCGGTGCCTATGAAATAGGTGATCCCGGACTCGGCAATGAAATCGGATACGGGCTGGATTTTTTCCTGGACTATGAAGCAGGTAACTGGCAGCTTCATGCCGCTGTGTTCGGAAATCGCATCAGCAATTACATAACCCGGACACCGACAGGAGACAGGTATGAACCCAGGGATCTGCCGGTGCTGCGGTATGAGGGAACCGATGCAGATATTCTCGGCTTTGAGGCTTCTGTGAAACACAATGTGACCGACAGGCTCAGCATCACGGGACAGGCTGACTATACCCGCGGCACAGAAAGAGCTACCGGTGATAATCAGCCCTTGCCATTCATGCCTCCTCTGCGGGTTACCGGTAAAACAGAATATGACAGTGGTCCATGGTGGATTCGTGCGACCGTACGCCATGCATTTGAGCAGTCACGGGTTGCACCGGAAGAGGAAGCAACGGACGGCTACACCTTGTTTGAAGCAAATGCAGGGGTACGCTTCGGAAATGACTACATACATCAGATATCCGCCGGAATGGAAAATGCATTTGACGTAACATGGCGGGATCATCTGTCCCGGATTGAGCAACGTGATATTCCCATGATGGGAAGAAATGTCCGGCTCTCATACCGGCTTGTATTCTGA